From a single Streptomyces sp. 1331.2 genomic region:
- a CDS encoding TAXI family TRAP transporter solute-binding subunit, producing MAPTTPSRLGAAARTAARSPLWRTLLVLVLLVAGLGGWWLSAARSPGYPHGEVRFATGVQRGVYDRYGQLLQAHVSGTMPGVRLALDSSEGSIDNLNRVITGRDAFAIATADAVADYQGPGKERLRAIARLYDDYLQLIVPVSSPVRRTADLKGLRVGVGLPQSGVNLVTKRLLAAAGLDPDRDIVPVPAGVGDAADQLREGRLDAFFWSGGLPTSALTDLSDHVRIRIVPLSDLAEALHKAEGGGTDAYRAATMPKGTYPNAEPKEAVATVAVPNLLITRDDADPGLVEGMTRAVIDSRDQIGAQVHAAQLVDLRTAVYTDPLPLHTGAARYYRSVKP from the coding sequence ATGGCCCCCACCACCCCGTCCCGTCTCGGCGCCGCCGCCCGCACCGCGGCCCGCAGCCCGCTGTGGCGGACGCTGCTGGTGCTGGTGCTGCTGGTCGCCGGTCTGGGCGGCTGGTGGCTGTCGGCGGCCCGCTCGCCCGGGTACCCGCACGGGGAGGTCCGCTTCGCCACCGGCGTGCAACGCGGCGTCTACGACCGGTACGGGCAGCTGCTGCAGGCGCACGTGTCCGGGACGATGCCGGGGGTGCGGCTGGCCCTGGACAGCTCCGAGGGCTCGATAGACAACCTCAACCGGGTGATCACCGGCCGGGACGCCTTCGCGATCGCCACCGCCGACGCGGTCGCCGACTACCAGGGCCCCGGGAAGGAGCGGCTGCGGGCGATCGCCCGACTGTACGACGACTACCTGCAGCTGATCGTCCCGGTCTCCTCCCCGGTGCGCCGCACGGCCGACCTCAAGGGCCTGCGGGTCGGGGTCGGCCTGCCGCAGTCCGGCGTGAACCTGGTGACCAAGCGGCTGCTGGCTGCGGCCGGGCTGGACCCGGACCGCGACATCGTCCCGGTCCCGGCCGGGGTCGGCGACGCCGCCGACCAGCTGCGCGAGGGCAGGCTGGACGCCTTCTTCTGGTCCGGCGGGCTGCCCACCAGCGCGCTCACCGACCTGTCCGACCACGTCCGGATCCGGATCGTGCCGCTCAGCGACCTCGCCGAGGCCCTGCACAAGGCCGAGGGCGGCGGCACCGACGCCTACCGGGCGGCCACCATGCCCAAGGGCACCTACCCGAACGCCGAGCCCAAGGAGGCCGTCGCCACGGTGGCCGTGCCCAATCTGCTGATCACCCGGGACGACGCGGACCCGGGCCTGGTCGAGGGGATGACCCGCGCGGTGATCGACAGCCGCGACCAGATCGGCGCCCAGGTGCACGCCGCCCAGCTGGTCGACCTGCGCACCGCCGTCTACACCGACCCGCTCCCGCTGCACACGGGCGCGGCGCGCTACTACCGCTCGGTGAAGCCGTAA
- a CDS encoding sensor histidine kinase, with the protein MRTRLLGILIALMLCVLAALGLPLAAAVAAAEQTKVVVDRLDDAARLAQDLPTSGAVDSARKGDPEPAPGDLSRQRAIDAEVRRYYDLYGVRLGIFQRDGLPIAAAPVDWRVPAGGWGAQAFQEALDGRRSHNPPQVWPWTPDRTITVAAPVVRDGDVVAVVLSESPTGALRTRVVHKWLVLGAGEAAAMIVAVLLAVRLTEWVLRPVRTLDRATHDIATGRMAARVAPGGGPPELQRLARSFNEMADHVVLAMDQQKAFVADASHQLRNPLSALLLRVEVLGLELPEGHEEELSGVREEGVRLARVLDDLLGLATAEHARPEPERTDLAELTLARVDAWRPVAERRGIALRWDGPALAIGMADPIGFGSALDAVVDNALKFSPAGSEVRLRVAVRRDEVAVTVVDAGPGLTEDELSRAGDRFWRSPRHQNVDGSGLGLSIARTLLAAGGGSLGFAPVKPTGLAVTLTVPRPEK; encoded by the coding sequence GTGCGCACCCGCCTGCTCGGCATCCTGATCGCCCTCATGCTCTGCGTCCTGGCCGCCCTGGGGCTGCCGCTCGCGGCGGCGGTCGCGGCGGCCGAACAGACCAAGGTGGTCGTCGACCGGCTCGACGACGCCGCCCGCCTCGCCCAGGACCTGCCCACCTCCGGCGCCGTCGACTCGGCGCGCAAGGGCGACCCGGAGCCCGCCCCCGGCGACCTCAGCCGACAGCGCGCGATCGACGCCGAGGTCCGCCGCTACTACGACCTGTACGGCGTGCGTCTGGGCATCTTCCAGCGCGACGGCCTGCCGATCGCCGCCGCGCCCGTCGACTGGCGGGTACCGGCCGGCGGCTGGGGTGCCCAGGCCTTCCAGGAGGCGCTGGACGGGCGGCGCAGCCACAACCCGCCGCAGGTCTGGCCGTGGACCCCGGACCGGACGATCACCGTCGCCGCCCCGGTGGTGCGTGACGGTGACGTGGTCGCGGTGGTGCTCAGCGAGTCCCCGACCGGGGCGCTGCGCACCCGGGTGGTGCACAAGTGGCTGGTGCTCGGCGCGGGCGAGGCCGCCGCGATGATCGTCGCCGTGCTGCTGGCCGTCCGGCTCACCGAATGGGTGCTGCGGCCGGTGCGCACCCTGGACCGGGCCACCCACGACATCGCCACCGGCCGGATGGCCGCCAGGGTCGCCCCCGGCGGCGGCCCGCCCGAGCTCCAGCGGCTGGCACGCTCGTTCAACGAGATGGCGGACCACGTGGTGCTCGCCATGGACCAGCAGAAGGCCTTCGTCGCGGACGCCTCGCACCAGCTGCGCAACCCCCTCTCGGCGCTGCTGCTGCGGGTCGAGGTGCTCGGCCTGGAGCTGCCCGAGGGGCACGAGGAGGAGCTCAGCGGCGTCCGGGAGGAGGGCGTCCGGCTGGCCCGCGTCCTGGACGACCTCCTCGGGCTGGCCACCGCCGAGCACGCCCGCCCGGAGCCGGAGCGCACCGACCTCGCCGAACTCACCCTGGCCCGGGTGGACGCCTGGCGGCCGGTCGCCGAGCGGCGCGGGATCGCGCTGCGCTGGGACGGCCCGGCGCTGGCGATCGGCATGGCCGACCCGATCGGCTTCGGCTCCGCCCTGGACGCCGTGGTGGACAACGCGCTCAAGTTCAGCCCGGCCGGCAGCGAGGTGCGGCTGCGGGTCGCGGTGCGCCGGGACGAGGTCGCGGTGACCGTGGTCGACGCCGGGCCCGGCCTCACCGAGGACGAGCTGTCCCGGGCCGGCGACCGGTTCTGGCGCAGCCCCCGGCACCAGAACGTGGACGGCTCCGGGCTGGGCCTGTCCATCGCCCGCACCCTGCTGGCGGCCGGCGGCGGCTCGCTCGGCTTCGCGCCGGTCAAGCCGACCGGGCTCGCGGTGACGCTGACGGTGCCGCGGCCGGAGAAGTGA
- a CDS encoding response regulator transcription factor, which translates to MRLLLVEDDERVAAALVAVLGRHGFQVRHARSGHEALDALVPDGNEPYRVVLLDLGLPDRDGFEVCSRIRAGSGVPVIMVTARADVRSRIHGLNLGADDYVTKPYDMGELLARIHAVARRGAAPSSVSVPAPDTVPQQRGPLESRGIRIDRERRRVSVDGRDVPLTRKEFDLLALLAQSPGVVYRREQIFSEVWRSGWEGNGRTLEVHIGSLRNKLALPGLVEAVRGVGYRLIPESPAPVAADQAPNAPAEH; encoded by the coding sequence ATGCGACTGCTGCTCGTCGAGGACGACGAACGCGTGGCCGCCGCGCTCGTCGCGGTACTGGGCCGGCACGGGTTCCAGGTCCGGCACGCCCGCAGCGGGCACGAGGCACTGGACGCCCTGGTACCGGACGGCAACGAGCCGTACCGGGTGGTGCTGCTGGACCTCGGGCTGCCCGACCGTGACGGCTTCGAGGTCTGCAGCCGGATCAGGGCCGGCAGCGGGGTGCCGGTGATCATGGTCACCGCCCGCGCCGACGTCCGCTCCCGGATCCACGGCCTCAACCTGGGCGCCGACGACTACGTCACCAAGCCGTACGACATGGGCGAACTGCTCGCCCGCATCCACGCCGTCGCCCGCCGCGGCGCCGCCCCCTCCTCGGTGTCGGTGCCCGCCCCCGACACCGTCCCCCAGCAGCGCGGCCCGCTGGAGTCCCGCGGCATCCGGATCGACCGGGAGCGCCGCCGGGTCAGCGTGGACGGCCGTGACGTGCCGCTCACCCGCAAGGAGTTCGACCTGCTCGCCCTGCTCGCGCAGAGCCCGGGCGTGGTCTACCGGCGCGAGCAGATCTTCAGCGAGGTCTGGCGCAGCGGCTGGGAGGGCAACGGGCGCACCCTGGAGGTGCACATCGGCTCGCTGCGCAACAAGCTCGCGCTGCCCGGCCTGGTCGAGGCGGTGCGCGGTGTCGGCTACCGGCTGATCCCGGAGTCCCCGGCGCCCGTCGCCGCGGACCAGGCCCCGAACGCCCCCGCGGAGCACTGA